The Blattabacterium cuenoti genome includes a region encoding these proteins:
- the mnmG gene encoding tRNA uridine-5-carboxymethylaminomethyl(34) synthesis enzyme MnmG, translating into MFLDIYDIIVVGGGHSGAEAASASSNMGSKTLLITTNLQTIGEMSCNPAVGGIAKGQMIREIDALGGYSGIIADYSMIQFRMLNKSKGPAMWSPRAQCDRKLYSYYWRFFLEKNVQLDLYQDTVTSLIIEKDQVKGVKTFLGLKIKGKSVILTNGTFLNGKIHIGKKKIDGGRIAEKEVKGITEQLTKYFGLKCGRMKTGTSPRVDGRTLNYEKMKSQDGDSHPKKFSFSYETKKLTRQRKCYITYTNQKVHDLIRKNFNFSPIFTGSIQGISPRYCPSIEEKIFRFSNKEEHPIFVEPEGWNTVEVYVNGFSTSFSEEVQYQSLKKISGFEKVKILRPGYAIEYDYFPPEQLKPTLESKVIKNLFFSGQINGTTGYEEAAAQGLMAGINAHLKIRREEPFILKRNQAYIGVLIDDLITKGTEEPYRMFTSRAEYRMLLRQDNADVRLTPMGYNIGLISEEKMKILDKKKSKIEKCMDLFQKRNFEPKVINPILDDKNSPRIYNEKKIETILSRSEIDIKDIISIPFLMEEIKKNDFNQEILEQVSIQIKYKGYIDREKENAKKLLKLENLKIPNNFDYKKIQSLSLEAREKLDYYRPVSLAQASRISGVSPSDLSILLIYMGR; encoded by the coding sequence ATGTTTTTAGATATATATGATATTATAGTGGTTGGTGGAGGCCATTCTGGAGCAGAAGCCGCATCCGCATCTTCTAATATGGGGTCAAAAACTTTGCTTATTACTACAAATTTACAAACTATAGGTGAAATGTCATGTAATCCAGCTGTAGGAGGCATAGCCAAAGGACAAATGATTAGAGAAATAGATGCTTTAGGGGGATATTCTGGAATCATTGCTGATTATAGCATGATTCAATTTAGAATGCTAAATAAGTCCAAAGGACCAGCAATGTGGAGCCCTAGAGCTCAATGCGATAGAAAATTATACTCCTATTATTGGAGATTTTTTTTAGAAAAAAATGTTCAATTAGATCTATATCAAGATACAGTGACTTCTTTAATTATAGAAAAAGATCAAGTGAAAGGTGTAAAAACTTTTTTGGGATTAAAAATTAAAGGAAAATCAGTTATACTTACAAATGGTACTTTTTTAAATGGAAAAATACATATTGGGAAAAAAAAAATTGATGGAGGAAGAATAGCAGAAAAAGAAGTTAAGGGAATCACGGAACAGTTAACCAAATACTTTGGATTGAAATGTGGGAGAATGAAAACGGGAACATCCCCAAGGGTAGATGGACGTACTTTAAATTATGAAAAAATGAAATCTCAAGATGGAGATTCTCATCCAAAAAAATTTTCTTTTTCTTATGAAACAAAAAAATTAACTAGACAACGAAAATGTTATATAACTTATACAAATCAAAAAGTACATGATTTAATACGTAAAAATTTCAATTTTTCTCCAATTTTTACAGGATCTATTCAAGGGATCAGCCCCAGATACTGTCCTTCTATAGAAGAAAAGATTTTTAGATTTTCTAATAAAGAAGAACATCCTATTTTTGTAGAACCTGAAGGGTGGAATACTGTAGAAGTGTATGTAAATGGATTTTCCACTTCTTTTTCAGAAGAAGTACAATATCAATCATTAAAAAAAATTTCTGGATTTGAAAAAGTGAAAATATTAAGACCTGGATATGCAATAGAATACGATTACTTTCCTCCCGAACAATTGAAACCCACTTTGGAAAGTAAGGTTATAAAAAATCTTTTTTTTTCTGGACAAATTAATGGAACTACTGGATATGAAGAAGCTGCTGCTCAAGGATTAATGGCAGGAATCAATGCTCATTTAAAAATTCGTAGAGAAGAACCGTTTATTCTTAAAAGAAATCAAGCTTATATTGGTGTTTTAATAGATGATTTAATTACAAAAGGGACAGAAGAACCTTATAGAATGTTTACTTCAAGAGCTGAATATAGAATGTTATTACGGCAAGATAATGCAGATGTCAGATTAACACCTATGGGATACAATATTGGTTTAATTTCGGAAGAAAAAATGAAAATATTAGATAAAAAAAAATCCAAAATAGAAAAATGCATGGATCTATTTCAAAAAAGAAATTTTGAACCGAAAGTTATAAATCCCATTTTAGATGATAAAAATTCTCCTAGAATATATAATGAAAAAAAAATAGAAACTATTTTATCTCGTTCTGAGATTGATATAAAAGACATTATATCCATTCCGTTTCTAATGGAAGAAATTAAAAAAAACGATTTTAATCAAGAAATATTAGAACAAGTTAGTATTCAAATCAAATATAAAGGATATATAGATAGGGAAAAAGAAAATGCGAAAAAATTATTAAAATTAGAAAATCTAAAAATTCCAAATAATTTTGATTATAAAAAAATTCAATCTCTTTCCTTAGAAGCAAGAGAAAAATTAGATTATTATCGTCCAGTATCATTGGCGCAAGCATCAAGAATCAGTGGTGTATCTCCTTCCGATTTAAGTATTTTGCTTATTTATATGGGACGTTAA
- a CDS encoding FtsB family cell division protein, protein MLKNKYLWISFCFFIWMFFFDSNSLILHYKFENSIKEMTLDRDSLKKKILSEENHLKKLTTDPKYLEKLAREKFYMKKKDEDLFLISRKNQMELIKIT, encoded by the coding sequence ATGTTAAAAAACAAATACTTATGGATAAGTTTTTGTTTTTTTATATGGATGTTTTTTTTTGATTCTAATTCTTTAATATTACATTATAAGTTTGAGAATAGTATCAAAGAAATGACATTAGATAGAGATTCTTTAAAAAAGAAAATTTTATCAGAAGAAAACCATTTAAAAAAATTGACTACAGATCCTAAATATCTAGAAAAATTAGCAAGAGAAAAATTTTATATGAAAAAAAAAGATGAAGATTTATTTTTGATATCCAGAAAAAATCAGATGGAACTGATAAAAATAACATAA
- the ftsY gene encoding signal recognition particle-docking protein FtsY has product MFFLKKEKESEKIFHHELKKTRESFFYKIKNLFLRKSKIEINVIDQMEDLLLSADIGTKTTIKIINNLEKRIQKEKYSNIQDLYDLLKKEIENIFIDIKNECLEKKIKYHKKPYVIMMVGVNGVGKTTTIGKLAFFLKKKGFDLIIGASDTFRAAAIDQLEIWANKAQVPLIKQHMHADPASVAYDTLQSAKSRKKDVVLIDTAGRLQNRIGLMEELSKISRVMKKIIPESPHEIMLVLDASTGQNAFEQVKKFTYFVKISSIILTKIEGTAKGGVVIGIMDQFKIPIQYLGTGEKIQDLKKFDGKKFIDCFFEDKNNEK; this is encoded by the coding sequence ATGTTTTTTCTAAAAAAGGAAAAGGAATCAGAAAAGATATTTCATCATGAATTGAAAAAAACTAGAGAATCCTTTTTTTATAAAATAAAAAATCTTTTTTTGAGAAAATCAAAAATAGAAATAAATGTAATCGATCAGATGGAAGATCTCTTATTGTCTGCAGACATAGGGACAAAAACTACTATAAAAATCATCAATAATTTAGAAAAAAGAATTCAAAAAGAAAAATATAGTAATATACAAGACCTATATGATCTTCTTAAAAAAGAGATAGAAAATATTTTTATAGATATTAAAAATGAATGTTTAGAAAAAAAAATAAAATATCATAAAAAACCATATGTAATTATGATGGTCGGAGTCAATGGAGTAGGAAAAACAACTACAATTGGAAAATTAGCTTTTTTTTTAAAAAAAAAAGGTTTTGATTTAATTATAGGAGCTTCTGATACATTTAGGGCAGCAGCCATTGATCAACTTGAAATATGGGCAAATAAAGCTCAAGTTCCTTTAATAAAACAACATATGCATGCAGATCCAGCATCTGTCGCATATGATACCTTACAATCTGCTAAATCCAGAAAAAAAGATGTGGTTTTAATTGATACAGCTGGTAGATTACAAAATCGTATTGGTTTGATGGAAGAGCTATCTAAAATAAGTAGAGTCATGAAAAAAATTATACCTGAATCACCTCATGAAATTATGCTTGTTTTAGACGCCAGCACAGGTCAAAACGCTTTTGAACAGGTCAAAAAGTTTACTTATTTTGTTAAAATTTCTTCTATTATATTGACAAAAATAGAAGGGACAGCTAAGGGGGGTGTAGTAATAGGAATTATGGATCAATTCAAAATTCCCATACAATATCTAGGAACAGGTGAAAAAATACAAGATTTGAAAAAATTTGATGGAAAAAAATTTATAGATTGTTTTTTTGAAGATAAAAATAATGAAAAATGA
- the rpmG gene encoding 50S ribosomal protein L33 has protein sequence MAKKGNRIQVILECVEQKKSGIPGCSRYVTTKNKKNTPNRIELKKYNPFLRKYTIHKEIK, from the coding sequence ATGGCTAAAAAAGGAAATAGAATACAAGTCATATTAGAATGTGTTGAACAAAAAAAAAGTGGAATACCTGGTTGTTCTAGATATGTTACAACAAAAAACAAAAAAAATACTCCGAATAGAATTGAATTAAAAAAATATAATCCATTTTTAAGAAAATATACAATTCATAAAGAAATAAAATAA
- the htpG gene encoding molecular chaperone HtpG: MEDNKISVTSNNIFPIIKRFLYSDQEVFLRELVSNATDAIIKLKTIAKLENLDDIEDDLKIRVLINQKNKTIHVIDNGIGMTKEEVKKYINQIAFSGAEEFIKKYNTSTKDSHIIGHFGLGFYSSFMVSNKVMIFTQSYQKEASSIFWSCEGSPNFIMKEIEKRDRGTEIVLFLNEDSKEFLEYNRILKLLQKYCKFLPVEIHLSSKEDNDKETIVNNIHPTWNKNPLQLIDKNYLDFYHELYPNQLEDPLFWVHLNIDHPFHLTGILFFPKIERRIDIQKDKIHLYQNQVYITDNLEGIVPDFLSLLKGVIDSPDIPLNVSRSHLQSDTSVKNISRYITRKVSDKLNSLFTINREDFQKKWEDIKIIVEYGMISTQNFFDKAIKFLIFSTVNNIYFTLEEFKEKISPTQKNKEGKIVFLYSSDKEEQHSYIKEAKNRNYEVLILDSPLSVHLMQKLEFYDKEISFVRVDSDHIEKLIDKEKKYDSELSEKEKQDLISFISNHLVDEYKFSIQLENLSKKDSPFLIIVPEFLRRIKEMNSIGREIVKEKDQKEYYQLIVNTNHILMKKILQETYEDKRKEMIQEALNLTLLSKNLLQGKNLTAFISKRLEDLVR, translated from the coding sequence ATGGAGGATAATAAAATTAGTGTTACTTCAAATAATATTTTCCCTATCATTAAAAGATTTCTTTATTCTGATCAAGAAGTTTTTTTGCGTGAACTTGTTTCTAATGCAACAGATGCTATTATTAAATTGAAAACTATAGCTAAATTGGAAAATTTGGATGATATTGAAGATGATTTGAAAATTCGTGTTCTAATAAATCAAAAAAATAAAACTATTCATGTAATAGATAATGGAATTGGAATGACCAAAGAAGAAGTAAAAAAATATATTAATCAAATAGCTTTTTCTGGAGCAGAAGAATTTATTAAGAAATATAATACATCTACAAAAGATAGTCATATTATTGGTCATTTTGGCTTGGGTTTTTATTCTTCTTTTATGGTATCTAATAAAGTCATGATTTTTACTCAATCTTATCAAAAAGAAGCTTCATCTATATTTTGGTCCTGCGAAGGATCTCCTAATTTTATTATGAAAGAAATTGAAAAAAGAGATAGAGGAACAGAAATCGTTTTATTTCTTAATGAAGATAGTAAGGAATTTTTAGAATATAATCGTATTTTAAAATTACTACAAAAATATTGCAAATTTCTTCCTGTAGAAATCCATTTATCTTCCAAAGAAGATAACGATAAAGAAACTATTGTCAATAATATTCATCCTACTTGGAATAAAAATCCACTTCAATTGATTGATAAAAATTATTTAGATTTTTATCATGAATTATATCCTAATCAGTTAGAAGATCCTTTATTTTGGGTGCATTTAAATATAGATCATCCTTTTCATCTGACAGGAATTTTATTTTTTCCTAAAATAGAAAGAAGAATTGACATACAGAAAGACAAAATTCATTTGTATCAAAATCAGGTTTATATCACGGATAATTTAGAAGGAATTGTTCCAGATTTTCTGAGCTTATTAAAAGGAGTTATAGATTCTCCAGATATTCCACTTAATGTATCACGTTCTCATTTACAATCCGATACATCTGTAAAAAACATATCTAGATACATAACAAGAAAAGTTTCTGATAAGTTAAATTCTCTATTTACAATAAATAGAGAAGATTTTCAAAAAAAATGGGAAGATATAAAAATTATAGTGGAATACGGAATGATTAGTACACAAAACTTTTTTGATAAAGCTATTAAATTTTTAATTTTTTCTACTGTCAATAACATTTATTTTACTTTAGAAGAGTTTAAAGAAAAAATAAGTCCAACCCAAAAAAATAAAGAAGGAAAAATTGTTTTTCTTTATTCTTCAGATAAAGAAGAACAACATAGTTACATTAAAGAAGCAAAAAATAGGAATTATGAAGTTTTAATTTTGGATAGTCCACTTTCAGTTCATTTAATGCAAAAGTTGGAATTTTATGACAAGGAAATTTCTTTTGTTAGAGTAGACTCAGATCATATTGAAAAATTAATTGATAAAGAAAAAAAATATGACTCAGAACTTTCTGAAAAAGAAAAACAAGATTTGATAAGTTTTATTAGTAATCATTTAGTGGATGAATATAAATTTTCTATACAATTAGAAAATTTATCCAAAAAAGATTCTCCTTTTTTAATTATCGTTCCAGAGTTTTTAAGAAGAATCAAAGAAATGAATTCTATAGGAAGGGAAATTGTAAAAGAAAAAGATCAAAAAGAATATTATCAATTGATAGTAAATACAAATCATATTTTGATGAAAAAAATATTACAAGAAACATATGAAGATAAAAGAAAAGAAATGATTCAAGAAGCTTTGAATTTAACTCTTTTATCCAAAAATTTGCTTCAAGGGAAAAATCTCACTGCTTTTATCTCAAAAAGATTAGAAGATCTTGTTAGATGA
- the fabD gene encoding ACP S-malonyltransferase, which yields MKAYLFPGQGSQFIGMGKNLYKNSHLARELFQLSDEILGFRITSIMFEGSMDILKQTKYTQIAIYIYSVIKAKISNNFEPDMVAGHSLGEFSALAAVDVFSFENGLRIVNKRASIMQEICESIHGGMAVIFGLEDSIVEDICKDDSGIIVPSNYNGPEQLVISGEYKALKRVCSSLEKKGAKRIFILPVHGAFHSPIMEPARKKLKKFLKKISFKDSKCPIYQNVNAQSVIKSNDIKKNLVEQLTSPVKWKQSIENMISHGAISFTEIGPGKILQGLIRKILRNFEKKI from the coding sequence ATGAAAGCTTATCTATTTCCTGGTCAAGGATCTCAATTTATAGGAATGGGAAAAAACTTATATAAAAACTCTCATTTGGCTAGAGAATTATTCCAATTATCTGATGAAATTTTAGGGTTTCGAATCACATCTATAATGTTTGAAGGATCTATGGATATTTTAAAACAAACAAAATACACACAGATTGCAATTTATATATATTCAGTTATAAAAGCAAAAATATCAAATAATTTTGAACCTGATATGGTCGCTGGGCATTCTCTTGGGGAATTTTCTGCTTTAGCTGCAGTTGATGTATTTTCTTTTGAAAATGGGTTGAGAATAGTCAATAAAAGAGCTTCGATTATGCAAGAAATTTGTGAATCAATTCATGGAGGAATGGCTGTAATATTTGGGCTGGAAGATTCTATTGTAGAAGATATTTGTAAAGATGATAGTGGAATTATTGTTCCGTCTAATTATAATGGACCTGAACAACTAGTCATTTCCGGAGAATATAAAGCTCTTAAAAGAGTTTGTTCTTCTTTAGAAAAAAAAGGTGCTAAAAGAATATTCATTCTTCCTGTTCATGGAGCTTTTCATTCTCCCATTATGGAACCAGCTAGAAAAAAATTAAAAAAATTTTTAAAAAAAATTTCTTTTAAAGACTCTAAATGTCCAATATATCAAAATGTAAATGCTCAATCGGTTATAAAATCTAACGATATCAAAAAAAATCTTGTAGAACAATTGACTTCTCCTGTAAAATGGAAACAATCTATAGAAAACATGATTTCTCATGGAGCTATTTCATTTACAGAAATAGGTCCAGGAAAGATTTTGCAAGGTTTAATTAGAAAAATTTTAAGAAATTTTGAAAAAAAAATATAA
- a CDS encoding CDP-alcohol phosphatidyltransferase family protein translates to MTRIKKIIPNVFTLLNLFCGCISIIFLQSKNYEGSAFATFFSIIFDLLDGFVSRLIKNENQFGKELDSLADMVSFGIVPSIIVFLLLKTMKKKIPFIEWFSFFISIFSACRLAKFNMNPYNNYRGLTTPINTLFFSSLSIVTNSSTVPLFIKNFIMSPIIIFFLILFSCYFLVSKIPMISFNFQGLSWKKNKIRYFFLLISTFLLLTLHVVALPCIIIFYITISTYFHRLKNS, encoded by the coding sequence TTGACAAGAATCAAAAAAATAATTCCAAACGTTTTTACTTTATTGAACTTATTTTGTGGGTGCATATCCATAATTTTTTTACAATCAAAAAATTATGAAGGTTCTGCTTTTGCTACTTTCTTCTCAATAATTTTTGATTTATTAGATGGTTTTGTGTCTAGACTGATAAAAAACGAAAATCAATTCGGAAAAGAATTAGATTCTCTCGCTGATATGGTTTCTTTTGGAATAGTTCCATCCATAATAGTTTTTCTTTTATTGAAAACAATGAAAAAAAAAATACCATTTATTGAATGGTTTTCTTTTTTTATTTCCATTTTTTCCGCATGTCGTTTAGCTAAATTTAATATGAATCCTTATAATAATTATAGAGGATTGACAACCCCTATCAATACTTTATTTTTTTCTTCTTTATCTATTGTAACGAATTCTTCTACAGTCCCTCTTTTCATAAAAAATTTTATAATGTCTCCTATCATAATATTTTTTCTGATATTATTTTCTTGTTATTTTTTGGTCTCTAAAATACCAATGATTTCGTTTAATTTTCAAGGGTTATCTTGGAAAAAGAATAAAATACGTTATTTTTTCTTATTGATTAGTACATTTCTTTTATTAACTTTACATGTCGTAGCTTTACCATGCATTATTATTTTTTACATAACAATTTCAACCTATTTTCATAGATTGAAAAATTCATAA
- the rpmB gene encoding 50S ribosomal protein L28 has protein sequence MSKVCELTGKKAMIGNRVSHANNKKKRRFNINLCKKRFFLTKEKKWITLKICAYGVKLINKIGIENALKRYKKNIKINKNG, from the coding sequence ATGTCAAAAGTTTGTGAATTGACAGGAAAAAAAGCAATGATAGGAAATAGAGTTTCTCATGCAAATAATAAAAAAAAACGTCGTTTTAATATTAACTTATGTAAAAAACGTTTTTTTTTAACAAAAGAAAAAAAATGGATTACTTTAAAAATTTGTGCTTATGGAGTCAAACTTATTAATAAAATAGGGATTGAAAACGCACTAAAACGTTACAAAAAAAACATAAAGATTAATAAAAATGGCTAA
- a CDS encoding DUF4295 family protein — protein sequence MSKKMVKNNKKKLSKKMTLAIKIVKSKKSGFYTFENKIISDEEVKIFFIKK from the coding sequence ATGTCTAAAAAGATGGTGAAAAATAATAAAAAAAAATTATCAAAAAAAATGACTTTGGCGATAAAAATAGTTAAATCTAAAAAATCTGGTTTTTATACCTTTGAAAATAAAATTATCTCTGATGAGGAAGTCAAGATTTTTTTTATAAAAAAGTAG
- the fumC gene encoding class II fumarate hydratase, with the protein MIYRTEKDTLGEVKVPVDKYWGAQTERSRKNFRIGSEASMPIEIIHSFGFLKKAAAHANYKFGLLSKKKRDIISLVCDEIIEEKLNDQFPLVIWQTGSGTHTNMNINEVISNRAHVLTGGVLGQGKSFIHPNDDVNMSQSSNDTFPTAMHIASYKKLIEKTIPSIKKLKETLKKKSKLFQNVIKIGRTHLMDATPITLGQEFSGYFSQMDHGLDSIEKTLDHLSELAIGGTAVGTGLNAPKGYDAKVTEYICRYTGFPFKIAKNKFEALSSHNAMVESHGALKQIAVSLIKISNDIRFLASGPRSGIGEIFIPENEPGSSIMPGKINPTQCEAIMMVCTQVLGNDVSISMAASSGNYELNVSKPLIVYNFLQSSQLLADACTSFSSFCVKGIKPNNQRIKEFLDKSLMLVTALNTHIGYEKSAEIAKSAYENNKTLKEEAIRLGYLTEEKFEKLVNPSKMI; encoded by the coding sequence ATGATTTATAGAACAGAAAAAGATACTTTGGGAGAGGTGAAAGTTCCTGTAGATAAATACTGGGGAGCGCAAACAGAAAGATCAAGGAAAAATTTTAGAATAGGTTCAGAAGCTTCTATGCCTATAGAAATTATTCATTCCTTTGGTTTTTTAAAAAAAGCTGCTGCTCATGCAAACTATAAATTTGGTCTTTTGTCTAAAAAAAAAAGAGATATTATCTCTTTAGTTTGTGATGAAATTATAGAAGAAAAATTAAATGATCAATTTCCTTTAGTTATATGGCAAACAGGATCTGGAACTCATACCAATATGAATATTAATGAAGTGATTTCTAATAGAGCTCACGTTTTAACAGGAGGGGTCCTTGGTCAAGGAAAATCTTTTATTCACCCAAATGATGATGTTAATATGTCTCAATCATCTAATGATACTTTTCCTACAGCAATGCATATTGCTTCTTATAAAAAGTTGATAGAAAAAACTATTCCTTCTATTAAGAAATTAAAAGAAACTTTAAAAAAAAAATCAAAATTATTTCAAAATGTGATTAAAATAGGAAGAACCCATCTGATGGATGCAACCCCCATCACTTTAGGGCAAGAATTTTCCGGTTATTTCTCTCAAATGGATCATGGATTAGATTCTATTGAAAAAACTTTAGATCATCTTTCTGAATTAGCTATAGGGGGAACCGCTGTGGGAACTGGATTAAATGCCCCTAAAGGATATGATGCAAAAGTGACTGAATATATATGTAGATATACAGGTTTTCCTTTTAAAATCGCAAAGAATAAATTTGAAGCTTTATCATCTCATAATGCTATGGTAGAGTCTCACGGAGCTTTGAAACAAATAGCCGTTTCTTTAATAAAAATATCGAATGATATTCGTTTTTTAGCTTCTGGACCACGTTCAGGAATTGGAGAAATTTTCATTCCTGAAAATGAACCTGGTTCTTCTATCATGCCTGGAAAAATAAATCCTACTCAATGTGAAGCTATTATGATGGTTTGTACACAAGTTTTAGGAAACGATGTCTCCATTTCCATGGCAGCGTCTTCAGGAAACTACGAATTAAATGTATCTAAACCATTAATAGTGTATAATTTTTTACAATCTTCCCAACTTCTTGCAGATGCTTGTACTTCTTTTTCTTCTTTTTGTGTGAAAGGGATCAAACCAAATAATCAAAGAATTAAAGAATTTTTGGATAAATCTTTGATGTTAGTCACAGCATTGAATACTCATATTGGATACGAAAAATCAGCAGAAATAGCAAAATCTGCTTATGAAAATAATAAGACTTTAAAAGAAGAAGCAATTCGATTAGGATATTTAACTGAAGAAAAATTTGAAAAATTAGTCAATCCATCAAAAATGATATGA
- a CDS encoding TatD family hydrolase produces MKITDTHAHLYMKDFNEDIDFVIQKALIQGIHRFFIPSIDSSDIPNILKLEKKYPNICYAMIGLHPNRVFPDNLEKELNSIEKWLWKHSFISVGEIGMDLYSEKKFLSEQEYAFQIQIKWARKKKLPIVLHCRKAFDHIFNILSKESSIKGIFHCFSGTLDQAKKIIDFGMKIGIGGMITFKNNHVSQFLHKISLDHLVLETDSPYLSPHPFRGKRNEPKNLRIILKKLSQIYSTSEEKIADIIHINVENLFFS; encoded by the coding sequence ATGAAAATTACTGATACGCATGCTCATCTTTATATGAAAGATTTTAATGAAGACATTGATTTTGTAATTCAAAAAGCTTTGATTCAAGGAATACACAGATTTTTTATTCCTTCTATAGATTCTTCCGATATTCCAAATATATTAAAATTAGAAAAAAAATATCCTAACATATGTTATGCGATGATAGGGCTTCATCCTAATAGAGTTTTTCCAGATAATTTAGAAAAAGAATTAAATAGTATTGAAAAATGGTTATGGAAACATTCTTTTATTTCTGTAGGAGAAATTGGAATGGATCTTTATTCAGAAAAAAAGTTTCTTTCAGAACAAGAATACGCTTTTCAGATTCAAATAAAATGGGCAAGAAAAAAAAAACTCCCCATAGTTCTACACTGTAGAAAAGCTTTTGATCATATTTTTAATATTTTATCAAAAGAATCTTCTATTAAAGGAATATTTCATTGTTTTTCTGGAACTTTAGATCAAGCAAAAAAAATTATTGATTTTGGAATGAAAATAGGAATTGGAGGGATGATCACTTTCAAAAACAATCATGTCAGTCAATTTTTGCATAAAATAAGTTTGGATCATCTAGTTCTAGAAACGGATTCCCCCTATCTTTCTCCACATCCTTTTAGAGGAAAAAGGAATGAACCAAAAAATTTAAGAATAATTTTAAAAAAACTTTCTCAAATTTATTCTACATCAGAAGAAAAAATAGCCGACATCATTCATATAAATGTAGAAAACTTATTTTTTTCATAA
- a CDS encoding 3'-5' exonuclease has product MKLKLHRPICFFDIEATGINIGKDRIIEISILKIFPNGNQENKTWLVDPGIPIPPQSTAIHGIKDEDVAGKLRFKDVSVLIFKMIENTDLAGYNSNRFDIPILAEEMLRSGISFDIKKYKTIDVQVIFHKMEPRTLSAAYKYYCSKNLMKAHSSKADAFATYEILLAQLEKYENLKKDVKSLNQFSHQKNIADLAGFIKIDEEGNEIFNFGKYKGEKVFEIFEKDPNYYGWIQNSDFPLYTKKILTGVKLRRFNKS; this is encoded by the coding sequence ATGAAATTAAAACTTCATCGTCCCATTTGTTTCTTTGATATAGAAGCAACAGGAATCAATATCGGAAAAGATAGAATTATAGAAATATCCATATTAAAAATATTTCCTAATGGAAATCAAGAAAATAAAACTTGGTTAGTTGACCCTGGTATTCCTATACCTCCGCAATCAACAGCTATTCATGGAATTAAAGATGAAGATGTCGCAGGAAAACTTAGATTTAAAGATGTGTCCGTTCTCATTTTTAAAATGATTGAAAATACAGATCTAGCAGGATATAATTCTAATAGATTTGATATTCCAATTTTAGCAGAAGAAATGCTTCGTTCAGGAATATCTTTTGATATAAAAAAATACAAAACTATAGACGTACAAGTTATATTTCATAAAATGGAACCTAGGACTCTTTCTGCTGCTTATAAATATTATTGCAGTAAAAATCTCATGAAAGCTCATAGTTCAAAAGCAGATGCATTTGCTACATATGAAATATTACTAGCACAATTGGAAAAATATGAAAATTTGAAAAAAGATGTTAAAAGTCTAAATCAATTTTCTCATCAAAAAAATATAGCAGATCTTGCTGGATTTATCAAAATAGATGAAGAAGGAAACGAAATATTTAATTTTGGAAAATATAAAGGAGAAAAAGTTTTTGAAATCTTTGAAAAAGACCCCAATTATTATGGATGGATACAAAATTCAGATTTTCCCTTATACACAAAAAAAATATTAACAGGAGTTAAATTAAGGAGATTCAATAAATCTTAA
- the ybeY gene encoding rRNA maturation RNase YbeY, with protein MIRLFYEIPYFQIQEKSFFIKEICILLNNEGMYIGNINYVFCNDNFLLDMNKKYLQKNFYTDVLSFNYSIDKWISGDIFISVDRVLENSKQWNQSFLVELKRVMIHAVLHLLGYDDQKKMDKKIMKKKEEFYLNLLKK; from the coding sequence ATGATTAGATTATTTTATGAGATTCCTTATTTTCAGATTCAAGAAAAATCTTTTTTTATTAAAGAAATTTGTATTTTGTTAAATAATGAAGGTATGTATATTGGCAATATAAATTATGTTTTTTGTAATGATAATTTTCTTTTAGACATGAATAAAAAATATTTGCAAAAAAATTTTTATACAGATGTACTTTCATTTAATTATTCTATCGATAAATGGATATCTGGAGATATATTCATTAGTGTAGACCGTGTTTTAGAGAATTCTAAACAATGGAATCAATCTTTCCTGGTTGAATTGAAACGTGTGATGATACATGCTGTATTACATCTTTTAGGATATGATGATCAAAAAAAAATGGATAAAAAGATAATGAAAAAAAAAGAAGAGTTTTATTTAAATTTATTGAAAAAATAA